The Paralichthys olivaceus isolate ysfri-2021 chromosome 9, ASM2471397v2, whole genome shotgun sequence genome contains a region encoding:
- the LOC138411411 gene encoding protocadherin gamma-A7-like: MASGRFPIYLRWRSFCGLRQQIGLLMLLLHAVCMVGGQIRYSVPEEMKKGSVIGNVAQDLGLDLKRLRSGRARIVTGENVHYTELKTDKGILVVNERIDREQLCGDVTPCSFSFEVILENPMELHRITILIQDQNDNPPQVLYPVQTGGSLVAEMVPRSADVGYLVTKVVAVDVDSGQNAWLSYKLQKATDRALFEVGSQNGEIRTIRQVTDKDAVKQRLTVIVEDNGQPSRSATVVVNVAVADSFPEVLSEFTDFTHDKEYNDNLTFYLVLALAVVSFLFITCVVVIISVKIYRWRQSRVLYHSNLPVIPYYPPRYSDTLGTGTLQHVYNYEVCRTTDSRKSDCKFGRAGSQNVLIMDPSSTGTMQRIQSEKSILDEPDSPLEVS, encoded by the exons ATGGCATCTGGAAGATTTCCAATATACTTAAGATGGCGATCGTTTTGTGGACTGCGACAGCAAATAGGACTGCTCATGTTGCTGCTTCATGCGGTTTGCATGGTAGGTGGTCAGATTCGTTATTCTGTACcggaggagatgaagaaaggCTCGGTGATTGGTAACGTGGCGCAAGATCTGGGTTTGGATCTGAAAAGGCTCCGCTCTGGGCGGGCCCGTATCGTGACCGGTGAAAACGTTCACTACACGGAGCTGAAGACAGACAAAGGGATTCTCGTCGTGAATGAGAGAATAGATCGAGAGCAGCTTTGTGGAGACGTAACTCCGTGTAGCTTCAGCTTTGAGGTGATTTTAGAGAATCCCATGGAACTGCACAGAATCAC AATACTGATCCAGGACCAGAACGACAACCCCCCCCAGGTTCTGTACCCAGTCCAGACTGGTGGCTCTCTGGTGGCTGAGATGGTGCCTCGTTCAGCAGATGTGGGCTATCTGGTCACTAAAGTGGTGGCTGTGGATGTGGACTCTGGACAGAATGCCTGGCTCTCCTACAAACTGCAGAAAGCCACAGACAGGGCGCTGTTTGAAGTGGGCTCACAGAATGGAGAAATAAGAACTATCCGCCAAGTCACTGATAAAGACGCAGTGAAACAAAGACTGACTGTGATAGTGGAGGACAACGGGCAGCCCTCTCGTTCAGCTACAGTCGTTGTTAACGTGGCGGTGGCGGACAGCTTCCCTGAAGTGCTGTCGGAGTTCACTGACTTTACGCACGACAAGGAGTACAACGACAACCTGACTTTTTACTTAGTGTTGGCTCTGGCTgtagtttccttcctcttcatcacgtgtGTAGTGGTTATTATCTCAGTGAAAATCTACAGGTGGAGACAGTCTCGCGTCCTGTATCACTCCAATCTCCCTGTGATTCCATATTATCCACCACGTTACTCAGACACTTTGGGTACAGGGACTCTCCAACACGTGTACAATTACGAGGTGTGCAGGACGACTGACTCCAGAAAGAGTGACTGTAAGTTCGGCAGAGCTGGTAGTCAGAACGTGCTGATAATGGACCCCAGTTCTACAGGGACGATGCAGCggatacagagtgaaaagagcaTCCTGGATGAACCAGACTCTCCTCTGGAGGTGAGTTAA
- the LOC138411512 gene encoding protocadherin gamma-A11-like, whose product MASGRFPIYLRWRSFCGLRQQIGLLMLLLHAVCMVGGQIRYSVPEEMKKGSVIGNVAQDLGLDLKRLRSGRARIVTGENVHYTELKTDKGILVVNERIDREQLCGDVTPCSFSFEVILENPIELHRITVEVLDINDHAPVFPKNNKPISFEISESALVGVQFPLQSAEDLDVGQNALQDYVLSPNDNFILKQHANPDGSKYVEMVLQKPLDREQRPLLSLKLIAVDGGTPQRSGTVNIDVTVLDANDNAPVFNQSVYKASVTENTVKGTHIVTVNATDADSGSYGAVTYSLSNMKGSTADIFSIDENTGTISVSGQIDYEKYRKYEVRVEAKDQGGLTGTSKVIIDVVDVNDNAPVINIMSFSSPVSEDARPGTTIAVLNVKDADSDRNGQIKCSIDAKLPFKIESSLTNYYNLISDQYFDRESVSEYNITITATDFGIPPLSNSKKLHLKISDVNDNAPIFDKRSFSAHVTENNSPGFSIFAVSAKDSDWNQNARIPYLLEDTQVGGSPVFTYVSLNSETGVLSAVRSFDYEQIKELPLVVKAQDGGSPPLSSNVTVKILIQDQNDNPPQVLYPVQTGGSLVAEMVPRSADVGYLVTKVVAVDVDSGQNAWLSYKLQKATDRALFEVGSQNGEIRTIRQVTDKDAVKQRLTVIVEDNGQPSRSATVVVNVAVADSFPEVLSEFTDFTHDKEYNDNLTFYLVLALAVVSFLFITCVVVIISVKIYRWRQSRVLYHSNLPVIPYYPPRYSDTLGTGTLQHVYNYEVCRTTDSRKSDCKFGRAGSKNVLIMDPSSTGTMQRIQSEKSILDEPDSPLEHLTGL is encoded by the exons ATGGCATCTGGAAGATTTCCAATATACTTAAGATGGCGATCGTTTTGTGGACTGCGACAGCAAATAGGACTGCTCATGTTGCTGCTTCATGCGGTTTGCATGGTAGGTGGTCAGATTCGTTATTCTGTACcggaggagatgaagaaaggCTCGGTGATTGGTAATGTGGCGCAAGATCTGGGTTTGGATCTGAAAAGGCTCCGCTCTGGGCGGGCCCGTATCGTGACCGGTGAAAACGTTCACTACACGGAGCTGAAGACAGACAAAGGGATTCTCGTCGTGAATGAGAGAATAGATCGAGAGCAGCTTTGTGGAGACGTAACTCCGTGTAGCTTCAGCTTTGAGGTGATTTTAGAGAATCCAATAGAACTGCACAGAATCACTGTTGAAGTGTTAGATATTAATGATCACGCACCAGTTTTCCCGAAAAACAATAAACCCATCAGTTTTGAAATAAGTGAATCAGCGTTAGTGGGGGTTCAGTTTCCACTGCAGAGTGCAGAGGATCTTGATGTTGGACAGAACGCGTTGCAAGATTATGTTTTGTCGCCAAACgacaattttattttgaagcaacATGCCAATCCAGACGGAAGTAAATATGTTGAAATGGTGCTCCAGAAGCCTTTAGACAGAGAACAACGTCCACTTTTGTCCTTAAAGCTAATCGCAGTTGACGGAGGAACACCACAGAGATCTGGCACAGTGAATATAGATGTAACCGTGTTAGATGCAAATGACAATGCTCCAGTTTTTAACCAGTCTGTGTATAAAGCTTCTGTGACAGAGAATACGGTTAAAGGCACCCACATTGTAACTGTAAATGCCACTGATGCAGACAGTGGCTCGTATGGAGCTGTTACTTACAGCTTGTCGAATATGAAAGGAAGCACAGCAGACATATTCAGTATTGATGAAAACACCGGAACAATTTCTGTGTCTGGTCAAATAGAttatgaaaaatacagaaagtaCGAGGTGAGAGTAGAGGCAAAGGATCAGGGTGGTTTAACCGGGACAAGTAAGGTTATAATCGATGTTGTTGATGTTAATGACAATGCCCCAGTTATAAATATTATGTCATTTTCTAGTCCAGTGTCAGAGGACGCACGTCCTGGTACAACGATTGCTGTCTTGAACGTAAAAGATGCAGATTCTGATAGAAACGggcaaataaaatgttctatAGATGCAAAACTTCCTTTTAAAATAGAGTCATCACTAacaaattattataatttgatCTCTGATCAATACTTTGATCGAGAATCTGTGTCAGAATATAACATAACAATAACGGCCACTGATTTTGGGATTCCTCCGCTTTCTAACTCAAAAAAATTACATCTTAAAATTTCTGACGTAAACGACAACGCGCCTATATTTGATAAACGCAGCTTTTCTGCTCATGTGACTGAGAACAACTCGCCGGGATTTTCGATATTTGCCGTCAGCGCGAAAGACTCTGACTGGAACCAAAACGCCCGAATACCGTATCTTCTAGAAGACACTCAGGTCGGTGGTAGTCCAGTTTTTACTTACGTGTCTTTAAACTCTGAAACTGGAGTTCTTAGTGCGGTTCGCTCCTTTGATTATGAGCAAATTAAAGAACTTCCGTTAGTTGTCAAAGCTCAGGATGGAGGTTCTCCTCCACTCAGTAGTAACGTGACTGTGAAAATACTGATCCAGGACCAGAACGACAACCCCCCTCAAGTTCTATACCCAGTCCAGACTGGTGGCTCTCTGGTGGCTGAGATGGTGCCTCGTTCAGCAGATGTGGGCTATCTGGTCACTAAAGTGGTGGCTGTGGATGTGGACTCTGGACAGAATGCCTGGCTCTCCTACAAACTGCAGAAAGCCACAGACAGGGCGCTGTTTGAAGTGGGCTCACAGAATGGAGAAATAAGAACTATCCGCCAAGTCACTGATAAAGACGCAGTGAAACAAAGACTGACTGTTATAGTGGAGGACAACGGGCAGCCCTCTCGTTCAGCTACAGTCGTTGTTAACGTGGCGGTGGCGGACAGCTTCCCTGAAGTGCTGTCGGAGTTCACTGACTTTACGCACGACAAGGAGTACAACGACAACCTGACTTTTTACTTAGTGTTGGCTCTGGCTgtagtttccttcctcttcatcacgtgtGTAGTGGTTATTATCTCAGTGAAAATCTACAGGTGGAGACAGTCTCGCGTCCTGTATCACTCCAATCTCCCTGTGATTCCATATTATCCACCACGTTACTCAGACACTTTGGGTACAGGGACTCTCCAACACGTGTACAATTACGAGGTGTGCAGGACGACTGACTCCAGAAAGAGTGACTGTAAGTTCGGCAGAGCTGGTAGTAAGAACGTGCTGATCATGGACCCCAGTTCTACAGGGACGATGCAGAGGATACAAAGTGAAAAGAGTATCCTGGATGAACCAGACTCTCCTCTAGAG cACT TGACTGGACTCTAA